TTCGGTTCAATCGGATTCAGCGCACTCATGCTATACGACTTCCGATTCGCCACATACTTCTGGAGCAGAAAGACCGCAACCGCGAACAACACAACAATGACACTGATCGCCGCAGCAAAGCCGTCATCTCCTCCGACCTCACTGATGAATTCGTTGAAAATCAGGACAGGTACCGTCCGGTAGCCTTCACCGATCAGCATCGGTGTGCCGAAATCCGCGAATGCCCTCATGAACACCAGCAGCCCACCGGCGAGAAGTGTCGGCGTAATCAGGGGCACGAGGATTTTCCACATTTTGCGCAGACCCGTACAGTTCATGCTCTCCGCCGCTTCCATCAGGGAGTTGTCCACATTCTTCAGCGCTCCTGATACATACATAAAGATCAGCGGAGACAGCTGAAGGGTCAGCACCAGCAGAATGCCGGAGAAGCCGTAAATATCAGGCATCGTGAACCCGAATACCCGGGACATGAAGGTAGTGATCACCCCGCTGCGTCCAAGCAGCAGAATCCAGGCATACGCCCCGATAAACGGAGCGGACATGGAGGAGATCAGAATCAGAATCCGCACCGCAGCGCTGCCTTTGATTCTGGCAATGGTCATAATGTAGGCCAGCGGGCCGGCGACCAGGATAGACAGCAGGGTAACACTTACCGTGACCTTGATGCTATTCCACACGGCATTCATATAATAAGCCTTGCTGAAGAATTTATGGAAGTAGGCGAGTGAGAACTCTCCGGTGTTGCTGTCGAAAAAGCTTTTTATCAATAGCATGAACAAGGGCAGGGCCAGGAATACCAAATATCCGGCAAAAAGTACAAAGGTAATCAGCGACCAGATATCCCAGCGCTTCATCCGGCCGCTCATAGCCGAATCCCCCGGTTCAGATTGCGTTCCCCGGCTTCATCATATACATTGACCGTTCCCGGTAGAATGGCAAGCGTCACTTGCTGTCCGGTCTCCACCGCCTGGGTGGAAGCCGACTGCTGGATGACCTCCACCTCCTGTCCGTTCTCAAGCGCCACTATCAGGTGGGTATTCAACCCCAGAAACACATTGTTCACCACGGTTCCCGTGAGACCTGTGCCGTCTTCAGCCAGCACGAATTCCTCCGGCCGGACGGAGATTTTCACCTCTGCCGTTGCCGCGGATAGCAGTTCATCCTGAAGCCCCGGGATTTCCAGTGAATAACTGCCGCCCACACGAAGAATTGCGTTACCTCCGGCTCCGCTCTCCAGCTTCGCCGCAATGACATTGGTCCGCCCGATGAAGGTGGCGACGAACAGATTAGCCGGGCGCTGATAGATATCCCGCGGCGTTCCCACCTGCTGGATGATCCCGGACTTCATTACCGCGATGCGGTCGGATACCGCCATCGCTTCTTCCTGATCATGTGTCACATAGACTGTCGTAATTCCCACCTCACGCTGGATACGTTTGATGGCATTGCGCATATCCACGCGGAGCTGCGCGTCCAGATTGGACAGCGGCTCGTCCATCAGCAGCACGTCGGGATTAATGACGATGGCGCGGGCCAGAGCAACGCGCTGCTGCTGTCCGCCTGACAGATTCTTGGGCATTCTGTCCTTGTAAACTTCAATCTGCACCGTATCCAGAATCTCTGCGACTCTGCGCTGCCGCTCCTCCTTGCCCACTTTACGGTTCTCCAGCCCGAAGGCTACATTCTCCGATACGTTCAGATGGGGGAAAATGGCGTAATTCTGAAACACCATTCCGATGTTCCGTTTGCCCGGAGGAACGTTGTTCATGACTTTATCGTTGAAGCCGAGATCCCCGCCTTCGATACTGTTGAACCCGGCCACCATCCGCAGCAGTGTAGTCTTCCCGCAGCCTGAAGGACCCAAGAGGGTGAAGAACTCACCCTTTTGGATGTTCAGGGACAGCTCGGGGATGACGGTGGTGTCGCCATATTTTTTGACAATATTCTTGAAGGATATTGCGACGCTCATGTTGCACACCCGCTTCCTCTAAATTGGCTGTTCTGAAGGTTGAATTACTTCGCGATATTGGTAAACAGCTCTGTATAGCGTTCTATAATGGCTGACTTATTCTCCGCTACATAGGCCACATCCTCATCAATCACCTTGATTTGGTCCATCGGTGTCATGAAATCTCCGATTACCGCATCCGAGCGTAACGGACGGTTCGTGGTCTCTTTCCCTAGTGCATCCTGTCCTTCTTTGGAGATGAGGAAATCAATGAACTTCTTGGCGTTCTCCTGATTCGGAGAGCCCTTGACCACTCCCGCTACCGCATCCAGAAATACCGTGCCCTCTTCGGGATAGACTACCTTGACTGGAGCGCCGTCTCTCACATAGCTCACTGCCGGATCTTCGTACGTCAACGCCACCACATATTCGCCGTCCGCAACGCTCTTGTGCGCTTTGCTGGAGCCGCCCGCAATTTTGCCATCCAGATTCTCCAGCAGCTTGGCTACATAATCCCAGCCTGCCTCTGAAGTGTAATCCCCGCCCATTGCTCTGAGCATATTCGTCAATTGGGCAAATGCCGAGCTGGAGTTCGCGGGGTCCGCCATGGCAATCTTGCCCTTCAGCGCCGGATTGAGCAGATCTGCATAGCCCTTAATCGGAATGTCGCCTGCCAGATTCGTATTCACCAGCAGCACACTTCCGTCAGACACATAAGAGGTCATGATCCCTGTCGTATTCGTGTGACCCGGCAACAGATCCTTATCATTAGAAGATACATATTCTTCGAACAGGTCCGCATTATCATTGAACAGGGCGTAAGCTCCGCCGAACATAACGTCCGCGTACGGGTTGGTTTTCTCTGACTGAATCCGCTTGATCAGCTCACCGCTGCCCGCCGATACCAGCTCTACGGTAACGCCTGTCTGCTTCTCAAAGGCTGGGATAAGTGCGTTAATCATCGCTTCACTATTAGGGGTATAGACTACCAGTTTATTCGAGCTGCCGCCCGCCGCGCCTTCATTCGCTTTGTTTCCTCCGCACGCCGAGAGCACAACCACCATCATTGTCATAATAAGTGACACCTTCAACCACTTTTTCATTTTCATTCACCCCTTATCTGAATATAGGTCTATTTTATCAGCTTGAAATATCTTTAAAATCCTATTATTCGACAAAATCATCTAAAATTCGCAACTAAAATAACAATATGAGTTATGTAAAATAACATTAATTTATTCTTTTTTTAATTTTTATACAATAAACCTGCATGAATATAAATTTATTTTACATAAAAGTAAATATATCATTTTGACAATTATGATTTATGTCATATATAATCACATTAATTTTAACATCTAAGGAGGTCATTTATGAAATTTATTCACAAACGGACTCTGAGAAGCTTTACCGCCCTGCTTGCCCTCTTTACCCTGTTGTCGTTTCCCTCCATTACCCAGGCAGCGGATGTGGCTGTACCCGGGAAAGTCATTCCCAATGTCGTAGTCGTCGGTGTCGGCGGAACGATCACCTCCACCTCACCTTCCAGAGAGCTGTTTCAGACTTACGGCACCCCCAAGGTTCCCATCAAAGATATTATCCAGAGATTACAGCCCGAGCTGTCCAAAATCGCCAATGTGACCAGCACCGAGCTCAGCAACATCAGTTCGGCGCAGACTTCATCCAAGGACTTATATAACCTCACTATCGCTATCGATAAGGAACTGGCTAATCCGGCAGTGAACGCTGTTGTCGTGACTACCGGAACCAACATTATGGAAGAGCTGGCTTACTGGACTGATCTTACGGTCCGCAGCGCGAAGCCTGTCGTCTTCACAGGGTCGATGCGGCAATCCAATACGATCTCCTTCGACGGGGAAGCCAACCTGCTGAATGCGATACGACTGGCTGCCAGCCAAAAGACGGCCTACTACGGTACTGTTCTGATGATGAATGATGAATTCTTTGCAGCAAGGGAGGTTACCAAGACCGATGCACTGCGTCTGGATACCTTTGACGGCGGCCGTTACGGTGCCCTGGGTACAGTGGATGAAAACCGGATACGCGCCGTCCGTGCCCCGGCCCGTGTTAAGGATGCCGGAACGGAGAAGTGGAAGACTCCTTTCGATCTCAGCACAATCCAGCCGGAGGATCTCGCTAAGGTTGACATTGTATACAGCTATACGGAAGCCTCCGCAACACCGATTACAGCTTTGGCCAATGATGGAGTCCAAGGCATAGTTACTGCGGGCCACGGGGCCGGCGGGATCTCGACCGCGCAGCAGGCTGCCCGCAAAGAGGCGATTGACAAGGGTGTTCTGTTCGTCAGCGCGACACGCGCAGGCTCGGGGGCAGTATATGATACCGGCGCCAAAGGAATTATAGGCGCAGGCGATCTGCTACCGCAGAAGGCCAGACTCTTGCTTCAGCTGGGTCTTACCTTCTCCAAGGACCAGGAGCAAATCCGCCAGTGGTTCTCTACCATTGGAATGCCGGATTATGATATGAGCAAAATCGAGTAGGAGGAGGCGGCAAGCCTCCGTCCTCTCACACCACCGTACATGCGGGTCCGCATACGGCGGTTCCAAAAGGTTAGCAAAGCTCCAGATAACGTGAAAGCAAACTTTTCAGCCCTTTCGCTTCCCAGAAGGAAGTCGGAAGGGCATTATTTGTATTCCGAGACATTTCCCATGCGCCTCGCCTCGAGTTGGCCATCGTTACACAGGCCCACTCGGGTACCCCAAGTGCCCGAAGTTCGCGGATTCGTGTGCGCACTCGCTTCCATTGTTTCCACAGGCACATTCGCAGCCTTCTCCGAATCCATTGGTCCAATGTTTGGAGGTGTTTCTTTGCCGACGCCAGATAGAAATAGCCAAGCCAGCCCATCAGATATTGATTCAATCGGCGTATTCGTTCTTCCATTGAGATGGACCAGGTCCGGTTCGTTAGCTCTCGAATTCGCTCTTTGCATGCCTTGAGACTCTTCGGTGCTATTCGTATACTCGCCTGTTTCTGGCTCAGGAAACTGAATCCTAAGAACTTCAGGTGCCAAGGTCTGGCTACCGCACTCTTTTCCCGGTTTACTTTCAGTTTTAGCCTTCCTTCTACAAATCGGCTAACCGATTCCATGACCCGTTCGCCAGCTCGTTTGCTCGCCACAAAGATATTACAGTCGTCTGCGTAGCGTACGAAGCGCAACCCGCGTCCGGTCAATTCCACCCTAATTCTAGTACGCCCATGCTGGGCGTACTAGAATTAGGGGCTGTCCCAAAAGTGACAGCCCCTTTTATTGCGGGAACGAAAAACAGCATACATTCGCTGAGGCGCAGGCCTGAGGCCTGAATGTATGCGGAAAACAGCATACATTTGCTGACATGCAGGCGTGTGGCCCGAATGTATGCGAAAAACAGCATACATTTTGCTGAGGCGCATCCCTGAGGCCCGAATGTGTGAGAAAAACAGCATACATTTTGCTGAGGCGCAGGCCTGAGGCCTGAATGTATGCGGAAAACAGCATACATTGGCGAAGCGTCCCCCTCTCCCAAGTGCTCACGCTAAATCTTCTCCATCATAAAGAGCTGTCCCAAGCAGCCGCTTCACGGCTTCCTAGACAGCTCCTTCTTTATGTTATGCATTTGGGGCGGAACTTACGCCGCTGCACTATATTTCAGCCGGCGGATAGACCAGGCCGACAGGATGACCAGATACACTCCGCTCATGGAGAAGAACAGCAGGTTCTCTGCCGGAGTCAGCCCGCGCTGGGTAAGCACGCCCATGCCAATGGTCAGCAGCGAATAAGGGAACAGCAGACCCAGCTTCAGCACATATAAGCCCAGCCCGACAAAGACCGCACACAGGCTGATTCCAATCGGCGTGGCAAAGCTGCGGATACGGATGGACAACCCGAGCTGCAGCGCGGCAATGCTGAGCGCAGCCACCCAGCCGCGAAAGGTCCACAGGATGATGTCCAGCGGAAAAGCCCCCGTCATAGACAGCATCCGTCCTGCCGCCCAATACATTAGAAGGAATAGCGCCTGCGCTCCGGCAATCAGCACGCCTACAATAACAAGCTTGGCTATAAAGAGGCCGGCTATGGGTACTGGAGCAGCCAGAATCATGTTCCAGTTCCGGTTCACATGCTCCAGCCTGCACACAAAGGCACAGCAGATGGCAATCAGAATCGGCAGGAAAAACTCCCCGTAAAATAAACTTACCTGCGTCCACAGGCTATACCAGCCGCCTTCGAGCACCTCACGGTTCATAACAAAGTTGGCGCAGCCAATCATCAGGCTGACCACAGGCAGACTGACCAGCACCAGTCCCATCCGCGAGCGGCGCAGCTTGGCCCATTCGGCAGCAACACTTCTGAGCATAAGTTCTCCTCCTTATATTGCCTGTCTTGAGATATGGGCATTTCCGCCCATATACAGGAGCAGCGTGATGAATAGAGCTGTAATGCATTGAAGGACAGGTATTGTACCTGTAATATAAGAACCCGCGGAAGCTTGATAGAGATAAGTCACCGGACTGAGATCCAAATAATAAGACCAGACGACCATCCGCCGGACAGCGGCAGGGAATAAGCTTGCGGTTGTCCCCAGGAACCCGCCCAGCATGCCAAGACATAGGGCAAACGCCTGATTCTTCACCGCCAGCGATATCCATTGCTGCATGGCAATAATCAGCAGACTGGCAATCAGAGTACCCGCAGTGAACTGAAGCAGCAGGCCTGCCGGAAGCGGTTCTGCGAGTCTATGGAACATGCCAAAGCCGGCAATAAAAACGACCTGGGCCAGAATGCCGTAGAGAATCAGACTTCCGGCACAGACGAATTTGGCGGCATAGACCGCCTGGCGTCCGACAGAGGTGGTCATCAGCATTTTCCAGGTATCCCCTTTATGCTCCATGTCGCAAATCCTTGACACCACAATCGCCGACAGAATCGGCAGGAACAGCCCGTTCATGGACGAGAGGCTGAAAATCAGCGCTTCCCAGGCGGCATTGTCTGCACTCCGCGAGATCGAGATGCTTATGGACATGGCTGCCCAGCCCAGCTCGGCGGCCAGAAAGAGCGTCAGCATCGCCCATACCCTTCTCCGCCGGATTTTGTAATATTCGAGGAACAAGGCTCTCGTCACAGGCTCCGCTCCTTTCCGGTAAGATCCAGGAAGATATCCTCCAGGCTCTTCTTCGACTCCACGATCCGGCTCACAGCAATCTGGCCTGACACCAGGATCTCATTGACCCGCGCCACCTCAGAGTCCGGCATGGCTCTGAACACCAGCTGCCCCTCTTGCATCCTGGGCCGGTACCCGTGCTCCGACAGAATCCGGACTGCCCGGGCGGAATCATCGATCCGGAAGTGAACCGCCGCCCGGTTCTGTGCCTGAAGCGCAGCCATCGTCCCCTGGAACAGCAGCTTGCCGTCACTGATGATTCCTACCGAGGTAGCGGTCTGCTCGATCTCAGACAACAGATGGCTGGATGCCACAATCGTCATGTCATACTGGGCAGGCAAGGATTTAATCAGCTCCCGGATCTCCCCGATCCCCGCAGGATCAAGACCATTGGTG
The window above is part of the Paenibacillus sp. FSL H8-0048 genome. Proteins encoded here:
- a CDS encoding ABC transporter permease, whose product is MSGRMKRWDIWSLITFVLFAGYLVFLALPLFMLLIKSFFDSNTGEFSLAYFHKFFSKAYYMNAVWNSIKVTVSVTLLSILVAGPLAYIMTIARIKGSAAVRILILISSMSAPFIGAYAWILLLGRSGVITTFMSRVFGFTMPDIYGFSGILLVLTLQLSPLIFMYVSGALKNVDNSLMEAAESMNCTGLRKMWKILVPLITPTLLAGGLLVFMRAFADFGTPMLIGEGYRTVPVLIFNEFISEVGGDDGFAAAISVIVVLFAVAVFLLQKYVANRKSYSMSALNPIEPKKLKGVANLAAHAYVYLFTLLALMPQVYVAYTSFLKTSGKIFVDGYSLDSYRAAFSKVGDAIYNTFMMASITIVIITLAAVLIAYVTVKRKGAAANVLDTFTMLPYIVPGSILGIALLVTFNKEPLVLSGTAVILIVAFVIRRLPYTIRSSAAVLHQVNDSIEEAAISLGASTLRTFFKITVPMMISGVFAGAIISWISIITELSTSIILYTGKTRTMTVAVYTEVVRGNYGVAAALSTLLTVITVLSLLLFFKLSGKKEVTM
- a CDS encoding ABC transporter ATP-binding protein, with the protein product MSVAISFKNIVKKYGDTTVIPELSLNIQKGEFFTLLGPSGCGKTTLLRMVAGFNSIEGGDLGFNDKVMNNVPPGKRNIGMVFQNYAIFPHLNVSENVAFGLENRKVGKEERQRRVAEILDTVQIEVYKDRMPKNLSGGQQQRVALARAIVINPDVLLMDEPLSNLDAQLRVDMRNAIKRIQREVGITTVYVTHDQEEAMAVSDRIAVMKSGIIQQVGTPRDIYQRPANLFVATFIGRTNVIAAKLESGAGGNAILRVGGSYSLEIPGLQDELLSAATAEVKISVRPEEFVLAEDGTGLTGTVVNNVFLGLNTHLIVALENGQEVEVIQQSASTQAVETGQQVTLAILPGTVNVYDEAGERNLNRGIRL
- a CDS encoding ABC transporter substrate-binding protein — encoded protein: MKKWLKVSLIMTMMVVVLSACGGNKANEGAAGGSSNKLVVYTPNSEAMINALIPAFEKQTGVTVELVSAGSGELIKRIQSEKTNPYADVMFGGAYALFNDNADLFEEYVSSNDKDLLPGHTNTTGIMTSYVSDGSVLLVNTNLAGDIPIKGYADLLNPALKGKIAMADPANSSSAFAQLTNMLRAMGGDYTSEAGWDYVAKLLENLDGKIAGGSSKAHKSVADGEYVVALTYEDPAVSYVRDGAPVKVVYPEEGTVFLDAVAGVVKGSPNQENAKKFIDFLISKEGQDALGKETTNRPLRSDAVIGDFMTPMDQIKVIDEDVAYVAENKSAIIERYTELFTNIAK
- a CDS encoding asparaginase, which gives rise to MKFIHKRTLRSFTALLALFTLLSFPSITQAADVAVPGKVIPNVVVVGVGGTITSTSPSRELFQTYGTPKVPIKDIIQRLQPELSKIANVTSTELSNISSAQTSSKDLYNLTIAIDKELANPAVNAVVVTTGTNIMEELAYWTDLTVRSAKPVVFTGSMRQSNTISFDGEANLLNAIRLAASQKTAYYGTVLMMNDEFFAAREVTKTDALRLDTFDGGRYGALGTVDENRIRAVRAPARVKDAGTEKWKTPFDLSTIQPEDLAKVDIVYSYTEASATPITALANDGVQGIVTAGHGAGGISTAQQAARKEAIDKGVLFVSATRAGSGAVYDTGAKGIIGAGDLLPQKARLLLQLGLTFSKDQEQIRQWFSTIGMPDYDMSKIE
- a CDS encoding ABC transporter permease, which produces MLRSVAAEWAKLRRSRMGLVLVSLPVVSLMIGCANFVMNREVLEGGWYSLWTQVSLFYGEFFLPILIAICCAFVCRLEHVNRNWNMILAAPVPIAGLFIAKLVIVGVLIAGAQALFLLMYWAAGRMLSMTGAFPLDIILWTFRGWVAALSIAALQLGLSIRIRSFATPIGISLCAVFVGLGLYVLKLGLLFPYSLLTIGMGVLTQRGLTPAENLLFFSMSGVYLVILSAWSIRRLKYSAAA
- a CDS encoding ABC transporter permease; its protein translation is MTRALFLEYYKIRRRRVWAMLTLFLAAELGWAAMSISISISRSADNAAWEALIFSLSSMNGLFLPILSAIVVSRICDMEHKGDTWKMLMTTSVGRQAVYAAKFVCAGSLILYGILAQVVFIAGFGMFHRLAEPLPAGLLLQFTAGTLIASLLIIAMQQWISLAVKNQAFALCLGMLGGFLGTTASLFPAAVRRMVVWSYYLDLSPVTYLYQASAGSYITGTIPVLQCITALFITLLLYMGGNAHISRQAI